The genomic interval GAATTATACGTTTACCACCGATATCAGTGCCTTGGCATCGCTGGGTTATAGTTTTGGAACCAATAAACTCACCTTTCGTAGTATATATACCCGAAAGCTGACACACGAGAACAATGTTTTTTCAGGATCAAATATCAATGCCGAATTCCTCGATGCCTATAGTTCCTATCTTACTACCGTAGACCTGTTACAAAACCGGATAGAAGGGGAGCATATTTTTACCGGAAAAAAGCTTCGGCTGAAATGGTATGGGGATCTGGCACAGGTGAGCAGGAACCTGGAAGATGGACGTACATCTTCACGGTATAGTGTGGGGACTTCGACCCCTTCTTATGATTATACAGATAAATTTCCCTCCCGTGGAGGCGTTAGTGCCTCCAAATATGAGGAGACCAGATACAATCTTGGGTTAGACCTGTCCGTGCCCTTTCAATTATTTAAACAGAAACAAACCATCAAGGTTGGTTATTTGTATTCCAACCGGGAAGTAGATTATTACTATTCTTTTTTGCGTTACCTGATTCCTCCCGGGCCGAATGTGACAGATATCAGGGATGTGAAGTTTTTTGGTAAAACCCTGGATCAGATAATGACCCCTCAGAATATCCTCGATGGTTTTGTAACCTATACCCCGATTTCTTCTACGATTCAGTCTGCCGGAGGACAAAGTGTTTCAGCGGATTTTTATTCGGGTTCACAGATCAATAAAAGTTATTTCTTCCTGGGCGACCTGAATCTTACGGAGAAAGTCAGATTGATCGCAGGTGTTCGGTATGAGGACAACGCTATAAAAATTGATCAGGTACTTGAACGGGACTCTGCCACTAATAATCCGAAGTCCGTTAAAACAAACAATATTCTTCAGGATCGGTTTTTCCCATCTGCCAATCTGGTGTATAAACTGTCCAAACTTTCGAATATCCGGCTTGCCTATTCACAAACGACCGCGCGGCCGGATTTCAGGGACGCTGTCAAGATCGGCTATTTTGACTTCACAACATTTAACGATGTAGTCGGTAATGATTCCCTTCGGAACAGCCTGATTTCAAACTATGACCTTCGGTTTGAGTTGTTCCCTACGCCTGGAGAAGTGTTTAGTGTGACGGTATTTTATAAGAAGTTCGAAGATCCCATTGAGAGCAACCTGAGAGATTTGGGGTCCGACAATTTTCAGGTAACGCCTGTCAACCTGTTATCTTCAACCAACCTGGGCGTGGAAATGGATTTTCGCAAATCACTTTCCTTTATCCGTAAATCATCTAAATGGTGGAAGAGATTCTATGTAAGTGGAAATTTTTCTTATATGAAATCGGAGGTTAAGCTCGATCCCAAATTTTCCGGATCAGCCAATGCCGAGGTCAGGGAAAGACCGTTGCAAGGCTTGTCACCGTATTCCATCAACGGTGGACTACTGTATGATGGGGAAAAAGTGGGGGCAAATATTACCTATAACCGGTTTGGCCGCCGCCTTCTCTTCCAGGGAGACCGCGATTACCAGGATATCTATGAGTTTTCACGTAATGTGATCGATCTGCAGTTCTTTGTGCGGATGCTCAAGAAGAAACTGGAGTTGAAATTGAATTTTAATGACATCCTGAACGACCCCTATATATTATACTCCAATATCGCTGATGCCGGGAGCAACCGGATTTCGGGCACACCAGACCCCAATAATAAATTGGATTACAAAGCGTCAGAGGATTATCTGCGCAGAAGGACCAACAGAGGGACGGGAATTTCCTTTTCCCTGAACTATAAGTTTTAAGATTTATTTGGTAACAGTCTGATAACTGCCTGAACCAATCAGGCGCATGAATTTTGAAGTTCTTTTCTTGTTTCCATATATCACTTGTGTAATTCTTAATTAATTAAAAAAAAACAAAAATGAAAAAAGCGCTCATTCTTTTTGGCGCAGCTGCATTGACCCTGACGGCCTGTAAGAAAGACGTATCCAGGAACGAAGCTTCTGAGCTTGATCTGTCCCTGAACGCCTCTACCACTGCCATTGTGGACACTGTATTCCTGCCCCAGATCATTTCTGCTAACCGTACGCTGTCTGCTGACACCCTGTATGTGCTCAATGGAAAAGTGTATGTAACTGGCGGTACGCTGACCATTCCTGCTGGTACCCGCCTCGAAGGTGTGTACAAAGCTGACCCCAACTTTGCTTCTGCCCTGATCATAACCAAAACGGGTAAGATCTCTGCCAAAGGTACTGAAGCCAACCCTGTTATCTTTACTTCTCACCTCGACAGCTTACCTGGGGGCCGTACTACCCGCCTTCCTGGTGACTGGGGTGGAATCGTGATGCTGGGTGATGCCCCAACTAACAAACCCACTACTCAGGTAATCGAAGGTATCAACGTTTCTAACGTTCCTGTTGGTGTTGATCCTACCTATGGCGGTGCAAATGCTGCTCACAGTGCTGGTGTACTGGTGTATGCCCGTATCGAGTTCGCTGGTGCCGCTATTGCTCCTACCAATGAGTTGAACAGCCTTACTTTGGGTGGTTGCGGTAACAAAACCACACTCCGCTTTGTTATGGCCAGCAATGGCGCTGACGATGCGTTTGAGTTCTTTGGTGGTCTTGTTAACCCCAAATACCTGATCGCAAACTCACAGAACGACGACGCGTTCGACTTTGACTTTGGATATCGTGGTAACTTCCAGTTCGGTGTTTCTGTACGCAACCCTGCTCTTGTTTACGCTGATGCCAATGGTATCGAGTGCGACAACGAAGGTTCTGCTCCTTTCACTGCAACTCCCACAACCCGTCCTGAGCTGTCTAACCTGACTATCGTTGGTCGTCCAGGTTTGGCTGGTATCTTCCGTGGTGCTCGTTTCAGAAGAGGTACTGACCTCCGTATGCGTAACAGCATCGTGATGGCTTATCCTACTGCCGGTACTACTTTCGAAGATACTCGTATCACTGGTACAACTCAGGCGCCTGCTTTCTATCGCAGCAACGCCACCAACGGTGTAGCCGCCGATTTCTTATTCACTGGTACAACAGTGGGTGGTACACCTAACGTTCCTGTTGCCGGCCCTGTAGGTCTGAACAACGTTTCTGTTGTCGGTGCAGCTCCAGCCAACTGGGTAAACAACTTTAACCCCGCCAGCCACGCTACGTACAAGAGCTCTGCTCTGGTATACAATGCCGCTGGTCCGCTGGCTCCTGGTGTATTCCCTGCAAACTTTGCCGGTTTGACAACCAACTTCCTGAATGTTCCCTATATCGGAGCGCTCGGGCCAGGTTCTCCCATCCGTGTGAATGGTGTATGGGTTACTCCTAACAACTGGATTGCTGGTAGCGCCGGTGCATGGGTAAATTTCGACCCACTATAGTAGTTCTTATTTAGGATACAATGGATATATGGTAACAATCGCTTTGCAATAATTCAGGGGCCGGGTTTCCGCCCGGCCCTTCTTTAAAAGCTTTAGTTCGATGAAACCTGTTTTGCGTAATAGTCTTTACCTCCTGCTGATCCTCGTGACTGCTTTGGCTTGCCAAAAAGGAGATGCTGTGGACCAGGGGAATTTCATGAAAGTTAAACTCACCGTTTACCACCCCGATACGGCTGTTTATTCCACCGTAAGTATCGGAGAAGATAACCTGGCCAATACCCAGGTATACTATACAGACAATGAAGTGTATGATGTATTTTTAAGCAAGAACTGGACTTCGTTCCAGGATTCGGCCCAGTTTCGTGTGAAACTGACAAAAACTACAAACGGAAATTCACTCCTCTATAATAGTCGGATCAAATTTCGCAATGCCAATGATTTTTTACTTTTTCAAACCTGTCCGGGTACCGACCCCCTTTTCATTGACAAAACTGTTGGCGATGCCACTGAAGTGCCCTTACCAACAAATGACAGCATAAGAGTCAGGTTCTTTTTTAGTACCAACGATATGATCAGTAACCCGAATACCGGGTATGTCGGGAGACTATTGTCCAGAATGCGTTTACAAATTTTCACCTTTACCCCGAACGCGAACCCCAACCTGCCGCCGGCATCCTCCTCTTTCGTTACGGTATATAGTGCGTTAGATTTCAATGCCTGTGGCCTAAGCGACTATATTACCCTGGCCAGGAATAAGAAATATGGTGTTCGGATCAGAGATATTTCCCCTGGAATTCCGGGATCCGCCGCAGCAAACCTGGTGCAGCAATTGCTACCGGATGCTGATATCCAGGTCGTAAATGATCCCAATACGGGTTTGTCTGACTGGGATTTTAAAAAAGGGAAGATCAACCTGAGCGCTGAAGCCAATCATAAATTCCAAACCATTCGAATAAAGCGTTCATCTATTTCCTTTACCGACAGGAACGGGAATGACGGAACGGAAAGTTCTTATAACGGTCAGTTCATTTTAGGATTAAATCGAAACTGATATGGCCACCGTCATTCACCTATCCAAATCATACGAGCGTACCATGGAAAGTAATTATTACGCGCATCCAACGGCTGTAATTGATGAAGGCTGCCGGATCGGTGACGGGGTTAAAATTTGGCATTTCTGCCATATCATGCCCGGTTGTGAAATAGGGGATGGTTGCAGTTTTGGGCAAAATGTAGTGGTATCTCCGGGAGTGATGTTAGGCAGGAATGTAAAAGTACAGAACAATGTGTCGATCTATACCGGAGTGATCTGTGAAGATGATGTGTTCCTGGGCCCTTCCATGGTGTTTACCAATGTGATCAATCCCCGTAGTGCCGTGAACCGGAAAAGTGAGTACAAGACCACCCTGGTACAAAAGGGGGCAACAATTGGAGCGAATGCCACGATCGTGTGTGGCATTACCATTGGCCGGTTCGCCTTTATTGGGGCCGGTGCGGTGGTTACTAAGACGGTGCCTGCTTACGCGCTTATGGTGGGAAACCCGGCGAGACAAACCGGTTGGATGAGTGAGCATGGACACAAACTGAAATTCGATTCGCAAGGAAAGGCTGTTTGTCCGGAGTCCGGATTGGCCTACCTGCTTGAAAATAATTCCGTAAAACAATCAAACGCTTTGCAATGAAACAGGAAAGGGAAAAAATCCGATTTGCCGTAGCAGGCTGCGGCCATATCGGAAAGCGGCATGCCGAAATGATCACCCGTAATCCGGAGGCTGAATTGGTAGCGATGGCCGATATCAAACCCCGGTCGGAATTAAAACTATCGGCCTATGACCATGTTCCATTTTATGAGAACCTGGAGGAGATGCTCGAATATGCCGGGGAGGAGATCGATGTGGTCACCATCGCCACCCCCAATGGTTTGCATGCCAGCCAGGCCTTACGCGCCCTTTCCCAGGGAAAGCATGTCGTGATTGAGAAGCCCATTGCCCTGAACCGGAATGACGCGGAGAAAATATTGTTCAAAGCCTTAAAGATGGACCGCCAGGTATTTTCAGTCATGCAAAACCGGTATTCTCCACCTTCGATCTGGCTTAAGGAATTGGTAGAAAGTGGTGTACTTGGTAAGATTTTCATGGTACAGATTAATTGTTTCTGGAATCGTGACGAACGGTATTACACGCCGGAGAGTTGGCATGGTTGCGGCAAAATGGATGGAGGCACACTTTACACACAATTCTCGCATTTCATTGATATCATGTTCTGGTTGTTCGGGGATATCAAAGATGTACAGTCCCGATTCACCTCCAATAACCATGGCCACCTGACCGACTTTGAAGACAGTGGCATGGTCAACTTCCAATTCCTGAATGGGGGAATGGGGGCATTGAATTTTACTACCTCAGTTTGGGACAAGAACCTGGAGAGCAGTATGACCATTATAGCCGAGAATGGAAGCATCAAGGTGGGCGGGCAATACATGAATGAAGTGGAATACTGTCATGTAAGGGGATATCAAATGCCCGAACTAGCCCCCACCAATCCGGCAAATGATTATGGTGCCTATAAAGGATCAGCCGCCAATCATCACTATATCATTCAGAACGTGGTTAATGTGTTGAAAGGAAAGGATTCCATTACCACGAATGCCCTGGAGGGTTTAAAAGTGGTAGAGATCATTGATAAAGTATATCAGGCCGGGCAACCTTCTGTTAAGACACCGGAGATCTATCCCGTCAATGATGTATTTCAAAGCCTGGTCAATGATATTCATCGGCATGAAGTGATGCTGGCGGAGAAATTCCATCTATTGAAGAACCGAATTGCCGGCGTGGCTTAATTCAAAAATATCACATGGTGGTCATTGACAATGCTGTAAAGCCCTATTTAGCGGGCGAAAAATTTGACAACGGTCTACGGGTGCGCATCGCGGAGAAACAGAAACTTTTTTCCCGGATCGAATTCCTGGTGCGTTATGCAGAAGGAAAGAAGGTAATCCATATGGGATGTGCGGACCATATACCTATCATATTAGAGAAGGTGCAAAACAACACCTGGTTGCACAAACGGATCGATCAGGTGGCCCAAAAGCAAATTGGGATCGATATCCTGCCGGAAGCGGTGGAATACATTCGCAAAGAACTTGGATTTGTAAATATCCTGACCCTGGATATCGTTAAAGATCCGGTACCGGAGGAGATCAAATCAGACCTGTGGGATTGTATGATCTTAGGAGAAATCGTAGAGCATATCGATAACCCGGTTGAATTTCTGACAGAGATTCGGCAGAAATATGCCCCCTTTGTCAGGGAGATCGTTATTACCGTACCGAATGCCCTTTCGGTATCTAATTTTTACCAGGCCATTGGGAAAAATACAGAGAAGATCAATACCGACCATCGCTATTGGTTCACTCCTTTTACCATGCAGAAGATTTTGATCCGGTCAGGTTTCAAACCTTTGTATCATGAATTTGCCACCTATTATCCATTAAATAAAAAGAAACCGGTCAGGAATTTTTTGCTTCGCACTTTATTGGTAAACAGACCGGCTCTAAGGGGTAACCTGATTATGGTGGCCGAATTCTAAAAAAATCGCAGCGAATTTATTTTGAAGCTTGTTCCTTGCAGTGGTCTTTAACAAGGTCGCTGACACGGATGGCAGCAGCAATCTTCTTCAATTCAGTCTCGGCATCTTTTGAATCCACCACCTGAATGCTGATGAGAAAGCGGTTGCATACAAAAAGCCGGAGTTCCCCCTTATTCTCCTCAGGGAATAGATTGAAGGCGGCTTCAGTATCAGGCAAGGCGAGGTCAACCCGGCGCATTTCCTGTATTTTGGTATTCAGGCTCGTGGATAAGTAAAGCCTTCTAAATCCTTCAAACTCATTTCTTCCGGGCAGAAAATCTACCAGGGCAATCTCTGCCCTCGATTTGCCTTTTTCATACTGTTGTTTGGCAAAGGACCCGTATTTGGGATTGGCAACCGGGCTTCGGGTTTCACCAGTGGCCTGGCCATCATATTTATCATTAATATCCGGATAACCAATCGTTTTATATCCGACTACTTTTTCTGGTAAATAGGTAATCAACACCTTGTGGTCCATGGCCTGAAAACTGGTATCATTAACAAGGGTGGTAGGACCGGCTTTAAAGGTGGTATCCATTACCTGCGTAGCATCTTCCTTGGTTACTGATTCATTATTACAGGCAGACAGAATGAACAGGCTCCCAAAGACTAAGACATGGGTACCCAGACGGTTTAAATTAGTATTCATACCTGAATTGATTAGTTGTTGACGCCGAATCCACCAAAGGTCCAGGCGGTGGAGTTTTTTGAAATGGGTTTGATCTCTGATTTGGCCAGGTTGGTCCGGTAGATGCCTGAGGCAAACTGCCCTGGATTTCCCTGCGTGGAAAAAAAGAAGTCGGCATTATTGTTATCCCAGGAGGGTCGGTAGCCGCTTAGCGCTAGGTCTTGCAGATCGGTGCCATCCGCGTTCATCACTTTAATCGCTCCGTCGATACTGATCAGGATCCTTGAACCGTCGGGAGATATACTGGGAACGGCACCCAGTACATCGGTGGCTACAAAATTTCGAATCAGCAAAAGCTCATTGCTGACCATATCCTGTCGGTAAATATTTATTTGTTTGGCTCCTGTAATGGTGGGATCAGATTGAACAAAGTACATATAGCGGCTATCACGCGAAAAGGATCCACCATAGGATTCAGTGCTGATAAGGGCAGGGGACTGACTGGTCTCAAAACTGGTCAACCTTGTCACGCGCTGTCCACAAGGACACATCCGATATAACTCGATCACTT from Chitinophagales bacterium carries:
- a CDS encoding methyltransferase domain-containing protein — encoded protein: MVVIDNAVKPYLAGEKFDNGLRVRIAEKQKLFSRIEFLVRYAEGKKVIHMGCADHIPIILEKVQNNTWLHKRIDQVAQKQIGIDILPEAVEYIRKELGFVNILTLDIVKDPVPEEIKSDLWDCMILGEIVEHIDNPVEFLTEIRQKYAPFVREIVITVPNALSVSNFYQAIGKNTEKINTDHRYWFTPFTMQKILIRSGFKPLYHEFATYYPLNKKKPVRNFLLRTLLVNRPALRGNLIMVAEF
- a CDS encoding PD40 domain-containing protein, with the protein product MNPTGLTVKKIPLILGILFLVLVSCKKDKDKNKVVEDALAIQVKNTSSNTVNLYYLRSDGANFTRVITNDLGNYLSSPAWSSDRRKIFFAINTTSPNVNGVYSVSSNGDEFKPVYKDNDTQNRKFYQVVASRDEEHVVFSLQIPRTGRKVIELYRMCPCGQRVTRLTSFETSQSPALISTESYGGSFSRDSRYMYFVQSDPTITGAKQINIYRQDMVSNELLLIRNFVATDVLGAVPSISPDGSRILISIDGAIKVMNADGTDLQDLALSGYRPSWDNNNADFFFSTQGNPGQFASGIYRTNLAKSEIKPISKNSTAWTFGGFGVNN
- a CDS encoding N-acetyltransferase; the encoded protein is MESNYYAHPTAVIDEGCRIGDGVKIWHFCHIMPGCEIGDGCSFGQNVVVSPGVMLGRNVKVQNNVSIYTGVICEDDVFLGPSMVFTNVINPRSAVNRKSEYKTTLVQKGATIGANATIVCGITIGRFAFIGAGAVVTKTVPAYALMVGNPARQTGWMSEHGHKLKFDSQGKAVCPESGLAYLLENNSVKQSNALQ
- a CDS encoding TonB-dependent receptor plug domain-containing protein; the protein is MNNYRAGLIPCLVVCILFCASFPISLSAQKLGSKGRLILVVRNENNEKLSSATVTLNVVGINPKSTDVNGEAEFDLEPGIYSVTVSYASYETKNDTGLVVVKGEVVRHPVSLAFKTSEAVVVTSQRRPSRESVGAVLAIQKNNSAVSDVMSIEQIRRTPDVTVGDAIKRMNGVTVVDNKFVVVRGMGERYNTTLLNGSQLPSTEANKKNFSFDLIPSSVIDNIIVTKTATPDLPADFSGGIVQVTTKEIPDKNSYSITIGTGYNSISTGRAFISTPIDRKEFFSVIPSDRKWYFSKWNPNIYLKLASNDPQALRAMTARIPNNWAYQQYIAAPTQNYQFSAGLRKRFKNKSSLGFLLAGSYRNAQSIEQEIRQLNGNNDSTFGKNYTFTTDISALASLGYSFGTNKLTFRSIYTRKLTHENNVFSGSNINAEFLDAYSSYLTTVDLLQNRIEGEHIFTGKKLRLKWYGDLAQVSRNLEDGRTSSRYSVGTSTPSYDYTDKFPSRGGVSASKYEETRYNLGLDLSVPFQLFKQKQTIKVGYLYSNREVDYYYSFLRYLIPPGPNVTDIRDVKFFGKTLDQIMTPQNILDGFVTYTPISSTIQSAGGQSVSADFYSGSQINKSYFFLGDLNLTEKVRLIAGVRYEDNAIKIDQVLERDSATNNPKSVKTNNILQDRFFPSANLVYKLSKLSNIRLAYSQTTARPDFRDAVKIGYFDFTTFNDVVGNDSLRNSLISNYDLRFELFPTPGEVFSVTVFYKKFEDPIESNLRDLGSDNFQVTPVNLLSSTNLGVEMDFRKSLSFIRKSSKWWKRFYVSGNFSYMKSEVKLDPKFSGSANAEVRERPLQGLSPYSINGGLLYDGEKVGANITYNRFGRRLLFQGDRDYQDIYEFSRNVIDLQFFVRMLKKKLELKLNFNDILNDPYILYSNIADAGSNRISGTPDPNNKLDYKASEDYLRRRTNRGTGISFSLNYKF
- a CDS encoding Gfo/Idh/MocA family oxidoreductase — translated: MKQEREKIRFAVAGCGHIGKRHAEMITRNPEAELVAMADIKPRSELKLSAYDHVPFYENLEEMLEYAGEEIDVVTIATPNGLHASQALRALSQGKHVVIEKPIALNRNDAEKILFKALKMDRQVFSVMQNRYSPPSIWLKELVESGVLGKIFMVQINCFWNRDERYYTPESWHGCGKMDGGTLYTQFSHFIDIMFWLFGDIKDVQSRFTSNNHGHLTDFEDSGMVNFQFLNGGMGALNFTTSVWDKNLESSMTIIAENGSIKVGGQYMNEVEYCHVRGYQMPELAPTNPANDYGAYKGSAANHHYIIQNVVNVLKGKDSITTNALEGLKVVEIIDKVYQAGQPSVKTPEIYPVNDVFQSLVNDIHRHEVMLAEKFHLLKNRIAGVA